The Lactobacillus acidophilus DNA segment AAAGGCAGCGCTGTTTTTTGCATAAAACCAGTTGGATCGGCAAAGTCATAGTCATAATGAACATGGTAGCCAAGTAGTTGTAATGCAACATTATAGAATTGTGCGGTACCGATAGATTCTGGCTTTTGCTTAAGAAAATCAGTTAAGGTTTCGTGATCAGAAACGGCAAATTCGCTGAGTTTAGCACTTTTAGCAGCATCAGTCTTTGCTTCAGCGATCGCGTTTTTGACCAATTTAGCTAAAAGGTCGCTAAATGACCAATCTTCGTAGTTTCTAGGTAAAAAGTTAATGTCGATAAGTTCTCTAACTTGGTTGTCAAAGTCAGTTTCAACGTAGGCGTATTGATTATATTTCATATTTTTTCTCCTTATGCAGTATTTGTTACTATCTAGTTTACCTGTTTAGTAAGTGAGAACCAATCAAAATGAGAAGGTTTGTGGGAATTTTTTTAGAAAATGAAATAATTAAGAATTTACAAAGCTGTAATACTATTTAAAAATAAAATTTATTTTTTGCGTAATAAATCATGATGGCAGTAAAGTGCTATGAAATCATATCGTTTAAGCGTAAAATGGAGGCGTAGGAATGGAGCCAATTTTTGCATTAAAATGGCTAAAATTGCTAGTAAGTGAAAATAAATTTTTGCTTGTGAAAAGAAAAGCTAGTCATGCAAGTCCAGTGACTAAAGAGATGGTAAAACTCATTGTTAATGATCTATCAATGAAAGATTTTGTTAAAAGTGAAAAAGATAGAGATTTTCCAAATGAATATGTTTGGATCTATGAAACTACTTTTAGAATTAAATATTATATTAAGTTTAAATTTATTAATAAAGGACAGGAAATTTTGTTTATTTCTTTTCATGAAGCCTTATATTGAGGAGGAAAATATGTCATACATTGCTGATTATACAAATACTTATGATATTCGCGGGCACGAGATTGAAATCACTGCTCCCGCACGTTTTGACGATCGGACACATGAAGTAATACCTGATTTAGAGTTAGATGATCAAGCTGTTAAATTAGCGTTGGAGAAATTTCGTAAAATTTACGATGTTGTCTCGCCAGAACAAATGAAAGCCTTACGTAAAAAATGGCATTTGAGTCAACGTAAATTTGCTAAAGTTTTAGGCTGGAGTTCATCAACTGTTGCATTATACGAGGCAGGGGCAGTCCCAACTAATGGTAATAATCGGCTGCTTAAGATTTTGATTAAGGATGATAAGGTGATGAAGGAGTTTATCGAAGATAGTCAAAAAAGTGAATTATAGTAAAAAGTCACCATTATTGGTGACTTTTCGTTTAAAAGAAAAAAATTTTAAACGGAGTATATACAAATAACATTACAAGCACTACGACAATGATTAATTCAATAGAAGTACGTCTAGCTAAACGATCATAGTCGTCTTTTTTTATTTTGTGATTACGAAAATCTTGATTAAGGCGAAAACGTTTGACTGCTAGAACAAGGGCGATTACAAGATAGATGCTGATTCCAATTATGTTTAGTATTCTCATTTCTTCTCCCTAAAGTAATTATTTTTTATTATTATAGCAAAATCACATTTGATAATGCTTACATTTCATGAGACATTACATTTCAAATAGTCCATAATGTAAATAGTTAATATTATTTTTGAAGGAAAAATTATGGGACTTTTTGATTTATTTAGTAAAAAACAAAGAGAGGCTAATCAGTCTTTCTTGTCGCAACAACGTAGTCAACAATCGATTGCCAAGATAGAGAAGTTGACTTTGCCGGCTAATTTGAAACAACAATTAATCGATGCGGATGTTTTTGATATTTGGTTTAGTGATAAAGATTTAGCACCACTAGTTAAATTGTTAGCAGATTCATCAGAAATGATCAAATATACGGCAACCGGGATTAATGATCAGAGTGAGGCCAGCCTGCTTGTTTGTACTAATCAGCGACTGATCGTTATTAGTAAGAAACGATCAGATTTAATTGTAAAAACGATCTTGCTAGATCGAATTAAGAGTGTGCTTTTGAGACATCAAATAGTTTATGACGAAATTATACTTGTCGTAGATAATGAACAGATCGATTTTAATTCAATTAATAAAATATCTGCCGCTATTTTGGCTGATGATCTTAGGACTTTATCCAAGTTAGCGCAAGGTAAGGGTGAACTTGATAAGCAAGTAGAGCAGATTAAGAAATTAAAAGAGTTGGTTGATCAAGGCATTTTGACAGAAGAAGAATTTCAAGCTAAGAAGAAAAAGATTTTAGATATTTAAAATTATTTTATGAATCAAAGTATAGAAAAAAGACGAAGCGATAGCGCTCGTCTTTTTTATTATGATGCTCCAGACGCCTTGGGGGAGAGAATTAATTATTTTGAGCGTCTGGAAGGTAATTATTCTTCGGGAGCAGTTTCGCCTTGTTCAACTGCTAAAGCTTTTTTATCCAAAATTTTGAAGAATGGCCAGTAACCTGCAACTGCGATTAATACACAGATAGCTTGCCATACAACGGCTTTCCAATCACCACCAGTAATCAAGAAACCATTAAGTAAAGTTGGAGTAGTCCAAGGAACACTGGCAATGATCATATGTAAGATATGGAATTTAAATAAGAAATAAGAGATTGCTTGTAATACCAAAGGAATAGTAATAAATGGAATTGCAAGGGTAGGATTTAATACAACAGGGACACCAAACATAATAGGCTCAGAAATTTGGAAAATACATGGAACGAAACCTAAGTGAGCTAATTGTTTATAACGCTTACTTTTGGCAAATAACATACAAATTACTAATCCGAGAACAGCACCGGTACCACCCATTGCCATACCAAAAGTTAAGAAACCATCAGCACAAATGTGAGTGGGTACGCCACCGTTCATAGCTTTATGCATATTGTCCATTAAAAAATTACCATAAACAGGACCAGCTACAATACCAACAGTATTATTACCATGGATACCAATAGTCCAAGCAAAAAGTGTGAAGAAAGTAAACAGTTCCATTCCCCAGAAACTACCCAGAGTAGCAGTAAGAGGTGAGAAGATCCAGGTAATAAAGGCATTGATATCTAAATGAAGCAGACATCTAATAACCCAAGCGCCACCTAAAATTGCTAATGCAGGAATTAATGAGACAAATGAACTAGCTACTGCAGGTGGAACTGAATCCGGTAACTTAATAACAATTTTATGCTTAATAAACCAGTTATAAATTTCGCCACCGATAAGTGAAACAACGATAGCAGTGAACATACTTGAAGCTCCTAAGTTTGTAGGATCAAGGACCATTTTATTGTTCAATTCGCAAATAATAAAAGCAATAGCACCAATTACTGATGCAGATAGACGATCAATCTTATTTTCACGGGCTAAAGTATATGAAATACCAAGTGCAATAATTAAACCAATCAAACCAGTAGACATATTAATTGGCGCATTTAATACTGGAAGATAAGGCTTAATGATATTTGACCAACCTGGCACAGGCAAGTTGGCAATGATCATAAAGATAGAACCGAAGATAGTAAATGGAACTGAAATAATCATCCCATCTCTTAAAACAACCATATATTTGTTTTCGCCCATTTTTCCTAAGGCAGGCATTAACTTTTGCCTCGTCCAATTCATGAGCTTACTATTTTGCATGAGGTAATCCTCCATAAAAACTAATAATATTGCTTATTCAAAGTATGTAAACTTAATTAACTAACTAGAATGTAAGCCCTTTACTTAATATTGTCAACTGTTTTTTGAGAAAAATAAAAAGCGCTGTGGCTTAAGGTATAAGCCGCAAGCGCTTAGCGCCTAGGTCAAAAATTTTTCTAACCAGCAATGAATATCCTCCTAAAAGCGGAGCAAATTTAGTTTGTCTAGCAATTTGTAATTGAGTTTGTGTAGCTTCCAGAATAGGTAATTTACTTTTAATTTGAATTAAAAGCATGGGTAAATTCTCTATTAACGTTGAATCTAAATAAATAATCTGAGGAGAGTAGCTTGCAATAATATTGTTTAAAACTAAAACTATACTATCAACAAAGCGAGTGATTGCTGCAACTACTTCTTTATTTCCCTTAACATAAAGTTTAGCTACTTGTTGTAATGTCAAATTATTCAATCCATCGTACTTAGCCACTTCACGTAAAATTGCTTCCTGAGAGCAATAATCAATAGGATTAAAGGCTTTAACACCTTCATCAGTTTGTATTAAAAACTGCATGTTTTCAATACTACCTGCAGCATCTTTATTTCCTAAATACAAGTTCTCATCAATAATAACACCGGCACTAATTGTTTCATTAATCGTTATAGAAATTAAATTTTTGATTTCATTATTGGATGAAAAATCACGCTGAAAAATTGCTGCAGCGTTGGCATTATTTAGGATAATTACGGGAACCTTATATTCGTCTTTTAAATAAGTAACTAGGTCCGTATTGTCAGAAATAGCAGAGACGTATTTATTATCGAACACTTTTTTATGTACAGCTATCGAAATCCCTAAAAGTTCATGAACTGTGTCTTTAATAGAAAAATTATTAATTTTTTTCTTTAAAAGTAATTGAATCTTTTCGTTAGTCAAATTTGCTATAGAGATTTCCTCAAAACGATTAACTTGTCCATTAGCATAAGTGGCCATTATATTGAGATATTCCTTACCAATTTCGATATTGATAAAAAAGCCAAAATTTTTGTTGAATTCGATAAGTTGAGGTTTCCGCCCACCATTTTTAGTGCTATGTCCCTCACCAATTTCTACCACATATTGTTTTTCAAGTAATTCTTCTAATATGCTAGAAATGGTAACTTTATTGATTGATAAGTCACGGGCAATTTTACTACGAGAAATCGGCCCATAGTTAATTACATGTCGAATGACAGAGCGTTCGTTATTAAGACGCATGGTATGTTTGTTAATAAACATATGAATAACCAGCCTTTCTAAAAAGCATTATACAGAATTTTTGGGATGAAAGTGTTTACACAACTCACAAAATAATGTATTCTGTAAATGTGCTAAGTATGTAAAGTAAATTAACTAACTTCAAGGAGATATGCAAAATGGCAATTTTAACCATTGATGTAGGTCAGAAATTTGTTCGATATGGTTTTTTTGATGACGAAGGAAACTTAACTGAAAAAGGAAAATATCAAGTTCCAAGAGAATCAGCTCAATCATTTTATAAATCAATAGCAAATTTAGTTACTGAAAATAATACAAAAATTAAAGCAATTAGTATCAGTTTTCCTGGCTTTATTAATGTAGATAAAAAAATAGCTATTCGAGCAGGCTCCTTAAGATTTTTAGATGGTCATAATATTAATCAAGATTTACATCAATATATTGATGATCGGATTGAAATTTTTATTGAAAACAACTCCAATTGTGCTGCGATTGCAGAAAAATTGAATGGAAATGCTCAAGATGTGAGCGATTTTGCAGTAATTACTCTAGGAAATGGTGTTGGTGGAGGAATCTTCATTAACAATAAGTTGTTCCGTGGAACTAGCTTTTCAGCTGGTGAATTCGGCATGATGATTACAGACTACACTGGTCATGGATTTAAGAGTGCACATGAATTAGCTTCTACTTCTGCTTTAATTAGTGAATATTCTAGAATGCGAGGCATTCCTGATGGTTTGGTTGAAAACTATCAAATAATGTCAGAATTAGATGATCCAAAAGTAAAAGCTGTTGTAGAAAAATGGGCAACTTATGTAGCAATCTGTATATTTAATCTCGCATGTACACTAAATCCGCAAAAAATTTTAATTGGCGGTAATATTAGTCAAAACAGTGAATTGATTCCAATTATTAAAGAAAAATTGAATCAAATTCCTAATTGGACAGATTTTCAAGCTGAAATTCAATCTTGTCGCTTTTTCAATGATGCAAGTCTTTATGGTGCCTATTGGGCATATATAGGAAGTAATCATGTTTTATAAAAAGTTAGATAATTTCCCTAAAGATTTTCTTTGGGGCGCAAGCTCTGCAGCTTATCAAATAGAGGGTGCAGCTAATGAGGATGGCAAAGGCCCTTCTATTTGGGATAAATATACTCATGAAAAAGGTAATACATATAAAGATACTAACGGTGATGTAGCAATTGATCACTATCATCACTATAAAGAAGACGTTGAATTGATGGCTAAGATGGGACTTAAAGCTTATCGCTTTTCTGTAGCTTGGAGTCGAATCATTCCGGATGGCAAAGGTAAAGTAAATCCTAAAGGAATTGAATTTTATCATAATTTAATTAAGGACTTACGTGATCATAATATTGAACCGGTTTTAACTATGTATCACTGGGATCTGCCTTTAAATTTACAAGAAAAGTATCAGGGCTGGGAATCTCGTGAGACTATTAAAGCATTTAGAAAATATGCGCAAGTTTTATATCGTGAATTTGGCGATGAAGTTAAATATTGGGTAACTATCAATGAACAAAATGTGTTTACATCAATGGGTTATCGTTGGGGGACACATCCACCTAAGAAACATGATATTAAGGCTATGTTTTTGGCAAATCATCATGTAAATATTGCCAATGCTTTAGTAGTAAAAGATTTTCATCAAATGGTGCCGGATGGATTAATTGGTCCTAGTTTTGGTTATGGTCCGGTCTA contains these protein-coding regions:
- a CDS encoding type II toxin-antitoxin system MqsR family toxin, giving the protein MEPIFALKWLKLLVSENKFLLVKRKASHASPVTKEMVKLIVNDLSMKDFVKSEKDRDFPNEYVWIYETTFRIKYYIKFKFINKGQEILFISFHEALY
- a CDS encoding helix-turn-helix domain-containing protein, whose amino-acid sequence is MSYIADYTNTYDIRGHEIEITAPARFDDRTHEVIPDLELDDQAVKLALEKFRKIYDVVSPEQMKALRKKWHLSQRKFAKVLGWSSSTVALYEAGAVPTNGNNRLLKILIKDDKVMKEFIEDSQKSEL
- a CDS encoding SHOCT domain-containing protein, which translates into the protein MGLFDLFSKKQREANQSFLSQQRSQQSIAKIEKLTLPANLKQQLIDADVFDIWFSDKDLAPLVKLLADSSEMIKYTATGINDQSEASLLVCTNQRLIVISKKRSDLIVKTILLDRIKSVLLRHQIVYDEIILVVDNEQIDFNSINKISAAILADDLRTLSKLAQGKGELDKQVEQIKKLKELVDQGILTEEEFQAKKKKILDI
- a CDS encoding PTS sugar transporter subunit IIC; the protein is MQNSKLMNWTRQKLMPALGKMGENKYMVVLRDGMIISVPFTIFGSIFMIIANLPVPGWSNIIKPYLPVLNAPINMSTGLIGLIIALGISYTLARENKIDRLSASVIGAIAFIICELNNKMVLDPTNLGASSMFTAIVVSLIGGEIYNWFIKHKIVIKLPDSVPPAVASSFVSLIPALAILGGAWVIRCLLHLDINAFITWIFSPLTATLGSFWGMELFTFFTLFAWTIGIHGNNTVGIVAGPVYGNFLMDNMHKAMNGGVPTHICADGFLTFGMAMGGTGAVLGLVICMLFAKSKRYKQLAHLGFVPCIFQISEPIMFGVPVVLNPTLAIPFITIPLVLQAISYFLFKFHILHMIIASVPWTTPTLLNGFLITGGDWKAVVWQAICVLIAVAGYWPFFKILDKKALAVEQGETAPEE
- a CDS encoding ROK family protein yields the protein MFINKHTMRLNNERSVIRHVINYGPISRSKIARDLSINKVTISSILEELLEKQYVVEIGEGHSTKNGGRKPQLIEFNKNFGFFINIEIGKEYLNIMATYANGQVNRFEEISIANLTNEKIQLLLKKKINNFSIKDTVHELLGISIAVHKKVFDNKYVSAISDNTDLVTYLKDEYKVPVIILNNANAAAIFQRDFSSNNEIKNLISITINETISAGVIIDENLYLGNKDAAGSIENMQFLIQTDEGVKAFNPIDYCSQEAILREVAKYDGLNNLTLQQVAKLYVKGNKEVVAAITRFVDSIVLVLNNIIASYSPQIIYLDSTLIENLPMLLIQIKSKLPILEATQTQLQIARQTKFAPLLGGYSLLVRKIFDLGAKRLRLIP
- a CDS encoding ROK family protein, translated to MAILTIDVGQKFVRYGFFDDEGNLTEKGKYQVPRESAQSFYKSIANLVTENNTKIKAISISFPGFINVDKKIAIRAGSLRFLDGHNINQDLHQYIDDRIEIFIENNSNCAAIAEKLNGNAQDVSDFAVITLGNGVGGGIFINNKLFRGTSFSAGEFGMMITDYTGHGFKSAHELASTSALISEYSRMRGIPDGLVENYQIMSELDDPKVKAVVEKWATYVAICIFNLACTLNPQKILIGGNISQNSELIPIIKEKLNQIPNWTDFQAEIQSCRFFNDASLYGAYWAYIGSNHVL